One window from the genome of Crateriforma spongiae encodes:
- a CDS encoding proprotein convertase P-domain-containing protein, whose protein sequence is MTMRTIHQLRTTPSTTTFSGASSCHDGNAIRAACVSAFAVLAFSFAMAPNAANGQAGFREALEKLDRDDNGKIDPDEITALARPYLEKVYAQRRLPMNKPQDIERIQEASRIYHAIQNGVAGERVRLDSAPRIRDFEPDDEQEIIPGFGLAKIKYPYTQDDLDEADQTLRRYDRNNDGYIDRGEARRARWTHRDPFEMDLNLDDRLSRLELSQRYARRRLLKDDSGELIQRARRVGSGVEPVSRNRDDDDDRGQWWRRGGSRYWLTASMLGRFDKNRNGRLEAQESTDLNLPISQIDTDRDGDLSRDELNFYLTSLQDEIGDDAEGLPGWFYELDTDRDGQVSMPEFAEDWTPDKLTEFTLLDANADGLLTAMEVSTSKAMMGGEFSNETAEVLPPKRTVISEIEIDEDLIIGDLNVQLSITHTFVGHLDAFLTGPEGQRVELFTEIGGSGDHFEETVFDDQSDRPINKARPPFEGRHLTEAKARRQPGLEQFNGTSARGVWQLVIRGTRSDRFGMLHRWALMIRPQEQMVGGLADATLVDGEDEQDESETSTFSFGGNQSDADDAKGKPTGSIVREGWPGGDVKQAKSVPSAWDRDTVDRYRQWAEKQKASGQPITAESKRQWLESAKSDANSRSGYKGNSDGDDDR, encoded by the coding sequence ATGACGATGCGAACAATCCATCAGCTGCGAACCACGCCTTCCACCACCACGTTCTCCGGTGCATCGTCCTGTCACGACGGGAATGCCATCCGGGCCGCATGCGTATCGGCTTTCGCCGTCTTGGCATTTTCGTTCGCCATGGCACCCAATGCGGCCAACGGACAAGCCGGATTCCGCGAAGCACTGGAAAAGCTGGACCGAGACGACAACGGCAAAATCGATCCGGACGAAATCACCGCACTGGCGCGGCCGTATCTGGAAAAGGTGTACGCCCAGCGGCGGCTTCCGATGAACAAGCCCCAGGACATCGAACGCATCCAAGAAGCATCGCGGATCTATCACGCCATTCAAAACGGTGTCGCCGGCGAACGCGTCCGACTGGACAGTGCCCCGCGGATTCGCGACTTTGAACCCGACGATGAACAGGAAATCATTCCCGGGTTCGGGCTGGCCAAGATCAAGTACCCGTACACCCAAGACGACCTGGACGAAGCGGACCAGACGCTGCGGCGATACGACCGCAACAATGACGGCTACATCGATCGAGGCGAGGCAAGGCGTGCGCGATGGACGCACCGTGATCCGTTTGAAATGGACCTGAACTTGGATGACCGCCTCAGCCGTTTGGAACTCAGCCAGCGGTACGCGCGACGACGTTTGTTGAAAGATGATTCAGGCGAACTGATCCAACGCGCACGACGCGTCGGCTCGGGCGTCGAACCGGTCTCCCGCAACCGTGATGACGATGACGATCGCGGACAATGGTGGCGTCGTGGCGGCAGCCGGTACTGGTTGACCGCCAGCATGCTGGGCCGTTTCGACAAGAACCGCAACGGACGGTTGGAAGCCCAAGAATCCACGGATTTGAATTTGCCGATTTCGCAAATCGATACCGACCGGGACGGCGACCTTTCACGCGACGAACTGAATTTCTATCTGACGTCGCTGCAGGATGAAATCGGCGATGATGCCGAAGGCTTGCCGGGCTGGTTCTATGAACTGGACACCGACCGCGACGGCCAAGTTTCGATGCCGGAGTTCGCCGAGGATTGGACGCCGGACAAACTGACCGAATTCACACTGTTGGACGCCAATGCCGATGGCTTGTTGACGGCGATGGAAGTGTCGACGTCCAAGGCGATGATGGGCGGCGAATTTTCCAACGAGACCGCGGAAGTGCTGCCGCCCAAACGCACCGTGATCTCAGAAATCGAAATCGACGAAGACCTGATCATCGGTGACTTGAATGTCCAACTGTCGATCACTCACACCTTCGTCGGACACTTGGACGCATTCCTAACCGGTCCCGAGGGCCAGCGCGTTGAACTGTTCACCGAGATCGGCGGCAGCGGCGACCACTTCGAAGAAACGGTCTTCGACGACCAATCGGATCGTCCGATCAACAAGGCGCGGCCACCTTTCGAAGGCCGACACCTGACCGAAGCCAAAGCACGACGCCAACCTGGGTTGGAACAATTCAACGGAACGTCCGCCCGCGGTGTTTGGCAATTGGTGATTCGCGGGACACGCAGCGACCGATTCGGCATGCTGCACCGCTGGGCGTTGATGATTCGCCCCCAAGAACAGATGGTCGGCGGCCTGGCCGATGCAACGCTTGTCGATGGCGAAGACGAACAGGATGAATCGGAAACGTCCACGTTTTCTTTCGGCGGTAACCAAAGCGACGCAGACGATGCAAAGGGCAAACCCACCGGTTCGATCGTCCGCGAAGGCTGGCCCGGTGGCGATGTAAAACAAGCCAAATCGGTCCCCTCCGCGTGGGACCGTGACACCGTGGATCGCTATCGCCAGTGGGCCGAAAAGCAAAAGGCGTCCGGCCAACCCATCACCGCGGAATCGAAACGCCAATGGCTGGAATCCGCCAAGTCCGACGCGAACTCGCGTAGCGGATATAAAGGGAACTCCGACGGCGATGACGATCGCTGA
- a CDS encoding secretin N-terminal domain-containing protein, producing the protein MHHAIQTQTRPPRCHAPFLSAATRVSLAIAGLLLPLTLAVPVAVAQEPAASQEDVEESDVDQESAAESEKSWLDRFDVGGSDVTVTPAENRQPSLPSTDADGNPIVRFSFDRVPWRDVIRWIADEADLALQFDELPAGSFTYTDPNAFTHRQAIDRINLFLLPQGFTLVQSGRLLSAINLANPRSVQQLEALAPRVSADELADRPSHEVVRCFLALGDLEPDEALQELGPLNLMIDPAVFAKTKQLMVTDTVAKVTSAKSIIDSFTPDSLDNGTVMKTFALQNVDAEDILVVARPHLGLATGETIGIDVSLSSDPTGKFIFATGVEDKVKVIENLVESLDQPAATFGGSDSNVELRSHPVAGDAEMVYDVLQTMLAGETLRMSVDEKSDSIIALASPRLHDQIAATVGELQGSEAGFEVVPLQSVDPIFAISLIEEMLALDDFDDDDRDAETPPKIDADPGHMRLFVRGTPRQIEQIKQIVAGLDSGSPDTGDDVTILPLSGRAALESLETAAKFWREDNPVVLFPSGRGVKTSPTEKAIGDKVKPDAADQKSGVDANLTEEERTLISLTDGVDEGGPRLLTDNQRSQAAMIRCQLISRGLLIQSDDSDALAEFKRHLQNIAGPAELAPSPPIIFYLSYAKANDALRMLAELLDGGEAAREGQAGTLVNGYVSGGGTYLGSIVTSREGTMTMMAGSITVVADPRLNRLIAQGTAGDLTLIESYLKIIDKDNSLTDDKTYGVTRVIEVIHADVNEVAAAIREAFADRIADSKASVAAAGGGGDPRREQDSRQRDNDDRGDSKRPSGKKPSASAPEIAEPKMTVAVHEPSQSLIITAPDQLFDQVQTLVDRLDASSEQTVEVMTPSNAALQAILQPGFFGGTVTGGTSNNSSYRRSSSSSSSSRYRGSYSPGYNRGGR; encoded by the coding sequence ACGCCATCCAGACGCAAACGCGTCCGCCGCGATGTCATGCGCCGTTTTTGTCCGCAGCGACTCGTGTTTCTCTCGCCATCGCCGGCCTGCTGTTGCCGCTGACTTTGGCCGTCCCCGTCGCGGTGGCCCAGGAACCAGCCGCCTCGCAGGAAGACGTCGAAGAATCGGACGTTGACCAAGAGAGTGCGGCGGAGTCTGAAAAATCTTGGCTGGATCGATTTGACGTTGGCGGCTCCGACGTTACGGTCACGCCGGCCGAAAACCGCCAGCCCAGCCTGCCATCGACCGACGCCGACGGCAATCCGATCGTCCGGTTCAGTTTCGATCGCGTGCCTTGGCGAGACGTCATTCGGTGGATCGCCGACGAAGCCGACTTGGCACTCCAGTTCGATGAGCTTCCCGCCGGCAGCTTCACTTACACCGATCCCAACGCGTTCACGCACCGCCAGGCGATCGATCGCATCAACCTGTTCCTGCTGCCGCAGGGGTTCACGCTGGTGCAAAGCGGCCGGCTGCTGTCGGCGATCAACCTGGCCAACCCCCGCAGCGTTCAGCAACTGGAAGCCTTGGCCCCACGTGTCTCCGCCGACGAATTGGCCGACCGGCCGTCGCACGAGGTCGTTCGCTGCTTCCTGGCCCTGGGCGACCTGGAACCGGACGAAGCCCTTCAGGAACTGGGCCCGCTGAACTTGATGATCGATCCGGCCGTGTTCGCCAAGACCAAACAACTGATGGTCACCGACACGGTTGCCAAGGTCACCAGTGCGAAATCGATCATCGATTCATTCACACCAGATTCGCTGGACAACGGCACGGTGATGAAGACGTTCGCGCTGCAGAACGTCGACGCCGAAGACATCCTGGTCGTCGCTCGGCCACACCTGGGCTTGGCGACCGGCGAAACGATCGGGATTGATGTCAGCCTGTCGTCCGACCCGACCGGGAAATTCATCTTTGCCACCGGCGTGGAGGACAAGGTGAAGGTGATCGAGAATTTGGTCGAATCGCTGGACCAGCCCGCAGCCACGTTCGGCGGTTCCGACAGCAACGTGGAACTGCGCAGCCATCCGGTCGCCGGCGACGCCGAAATGGTTTACGACGTGCTGCAAACGATGCTGGCCGGCGAAACGTTGCGGATGTCGGTCGACGAGAAATCCGACAGCATCATCGCGTTGGCCTCACCGCGGCTGCACGACCAAATCGCCGCGACCGTCGGGGAACTGCAGGGCAGCGAAGCCGGTTTCGAAGTGGTGCCGCTGCAATCGGTCGACCCGATCTTCGCAATCAGCCTGATCGAAGAAATGCTGGCCTTGGATGACTTTGACGACGACGATCGCGACGCCGAAACACCACCCAAAATCGACGCCGATCCCGGACACATGCGACTGTTCGTTCGCGGCACGCCTCGCCAAATCGAACAGATCAAACAAATCGTTGCCGGTTTGGATTCCGGCAGCCCCGACACCGGCGACGACGTGACGATTCTGCCGCTTAGCGGTCGCGCGGCTCTGGAATCTTTGGAAACGGCGGCCAAGTTCTGGCGTGAAGATAACCCCGTCGTTCTGTTCCCGTCCGGTCGGGGCGTGAAAACATCACCAACGGAAAAGGCCATCGGCGACAAAGTCAAACCGGACGCCGCCGACCAGAAATCCGGCGTCGACGCGAACCTGACCGAAGAAGAACGCACGCTGATCAGCCTGACCGACGGCGTCGATGAAGGCGGTCCACGCTTGTTGACTGACAACCAGCGCAGCCAAGCGGCGATGATCCGATGCCAGTTGATCTCTCGCGGGCTTCTGATCCAGTCCGACGACAGCGACGCGTTGGCGGAATTCAAACGACACCTGCAAAACATCGCCGGCCCCGCCGAATTGGCTCCGTCGCCGCCAATCATTTTCTATCTGTCGTACGCCAAGGCCAACGACGCGCTGCGGATGCTGGCCGAATTGCTTGACGGCGGCGAAGCGGCACGCGAAGGCCAAGCCGGCACGCTGGTCAACGGTTATGTGTCCGGCGGTGGAACTTACCTGGGCAGCATCGTGACATCACGCGAAGGCACGATGACGATGATGGCCGGCAGCATCACCGTGGTCGCCGATCCGCGACTGAACCGGCTGATCGCCCAAGGCACCGCGGGCGACCTGACGCTGATCGAGTCCTATTTGAAAATCATCGACAAGGACAACAGCCTGACCGACGACAAGACTTACGGCGTCACGCGGGTGATCGAAGTCATCCATGCCGACGTCAACGAGGTCGCCGCGGCCATCCGCGAAGCGTTTGCCGATCGCATCGCCGATTCCAAAGCATCCGTGGCGGCGGCCGGCGGTGGAGGCGATCCGCGACGCGAACAAGACTCGCGGCAACGCGACAACGACGATCGTGGTGATTCGAAGAGGCCCTCCGGCAAGAAACCCAGCGCGTCGGCTCCTGAAATCGCCGAGCCGAAAATGACCGTCGCGGTCCACGAACCCAGCCAGTCGCTGATCATCACGGCACCGGACCAGTTGTTCGACCAAGTCCAGACCCTGGTGGATCGACTGGACGCCAGCAGCGAACAGACGGTCGAAGTGATGACGCCCAGCAACGCGGCACTGCAAGCGATACTGCAACCCGGGTTCTTCGGCGGCACCGTGACCGGCGGCACGTCCAACAACAGCAGCTATCGCCGCAGCTCATCTTCGTCTTCGTCGTCCCGATACCGTGGCAGCTACTCTCCCGGATACAACCGAGGGGGCCGCTAA